A window of the Scandinavium goeteborgense genome harbors these coding sequences:
- a CDS encoding glycoside hydrolase family 65 protein — protein MLNISTLNDPAFSPHSLNKYASLMSSANGYMGVRASHEEDYTQQVRGLYLAGLYHCAGRGETNELINLPDVVGIQLEVNGAPFTLLSGETESWNRELDFSDGELRRDLIWRSPSGPRVRIASRRFTSMAQLPLLAMQFTVTALDEDVNLEFSTGIDGTQTNSGRQHLDELSLRVFGQQVLQGAWATQSADAEVVITSSIQLSQGAESCFAAKNRRLMQNSALCLKAGDSVTLEKVSWIVQRGRETLSLESFSRRCLNDVQRCAAQGYDALLAASRAEWLKGWQARRVVVESGTAADQVALDFAHYHLAAMTPLHDERSSIAAKGLTGEGYKGHVFWDTEVFLLPYHLLTEPSTARSLLRYRYLNLPGARAKARRNGWHGALFPWESARSGEEETPEFAAINIRTGLRQKIASAQAEHHLVADIAWAVVNYWHATHDEAFMRTEGVSLLTETAMFWMSRAVEANGRLELHDVIGPDEYTEHVNNNAFTNYMAWHNVSQALHFIPQFGELQPVFAARAADFLQRLWLPDADAQGVLAQDDTFMQKPTINLSKYKAHAGKQTILLDYSRAEVNEMQILKQADVVMLNYMLPDRFSDAECLANLAYYEPRTIHDSSLSKAIHGIVSARCGRVEEGYRLWRDGTQIDLGDEPHSSDDGIHAAATGAIWLGAVQGFAGLTICNGELHLAPALPAKWQRLCVPVRWQGASLTLDITSEAVTLNTSAEIRLWLWGREICLNGQQRYPQSDFFSTQIGTATMEKTE, from the coding sequence GCTATATGGGCGTGCGCGCCAGCCATGAAGAGGACTACACCCAGCAGGTGCGCGGCCTGTATCTCGCCGGGCTGTATCACTGTGCCGGACGTGGCGAAACGAATGAACTGATTAATCTGCCTGACGTGGTCGGCATTCAGCTTGAGGTAAATGGGGCACCTTTTACGCTTCTGAGCGGCGAGACCGAAAGCTGGAATCGCGAGCTGGATTTCAGCGACGGCGAACTTCGGCGGGATTTAATCTGGCGCTCTCCTTCTGGCCCACGTGTGCGCATTGCCAGTCGCCGTTTCACCTCAATGGCGCAGTTGCCGCTGTTGGCGATGCAATTCACCGTGACCGCGCTGGACGAAGATGTAAACCTCGAATTTTCCACCGGCATTGATGGGACTCAAACCAACAGTGGTCGTCAGCATCTGGATGAGCTTTCGCTGCGGGTCTTTGGTCAGCAGGTTTTGCAGGGCGCGTGGGCGACACAGTCGGCGGATGCTGAAGTGGTGATCACCAGTAGCATTCAGTTGAGCCAGGGCGCGGAAAGCTGCTTTGCGGCGAAGAATCGCCGCCTGATGCAAAACAGTGCGCTGTGCCTGAAGGCGGGTGACAGTGTCACGCTCGAGAAAGTCAGCTGGATAGTGCAGCGCGGGCGTGAAACCTTATCTCTGGAGAGCTTTAGCCGACGCTGTCTGAATGATGTGCAGAGGTGTGCCGCGCAGGGCTACGACGCGCTGCTGGCCGCTTCGCGAGCGGAGTGGCTGAAAGGCTGGCAGGCGCGTCGGGTCGTCGTAGAGTCCGGCACCGCGGCCGATCAGGTCGCCCTCGATTTTGCCCATTATCATCTGGCGGCCATGACGCCACTGCATGACGAACGCAGTAGTATTGCGGCCAAAGGGCTGACGGGGGAAGGCTACAAAGGGCATGTGTTCTGGGATACCGAAGTCTTTTTACTCCCTTATCATCTGCTGACCGAGCCCTCCACCGCACGGTCGTTATTGCGCTACCGTTACCTGAATCTGCCCGGTGCGCGGGCAAAAGCCCGACGCAATGGCTGGCACGGGGCGCTGTTCCCGTGGGAGAGCGCGCGCAGCGGCGAGGAAGAAACGCCGGAATTTGCCGCCATCAATATCCGCACCGGCCTGCGGCAGAAAATCGCCTCCGCACAGGCGGAACATCATCTGGTCGCGGATATCGCCTGGGCGGTGGTGAACTACTGGCACGCTACCCATGATGAGGCGTTCATGCGCACCGAAGGGGTCAGCTTATTGACCGAAACGGCGATGTTCTGGATGAGCAGAGCGGTGGAGGCCAACGGGCGGTTGGAGTTGCACGATGTTATCGGTCCGGATGAATACACCGAGCACGTCAATAACAACGCTTTCACCAACTATATGGCCTGGCACAACGTGTCACAGGCGCTGCATTTTATCCCGCAGTTTGGCGAACTCCAGCCGGTGTTTGCCGCCAGAGCCGCCGATTTTCTGCAACGTCTGTGGCTACCTGACGCAGATGCGCAGGGCGTGCTGGCGCAGGACGATACGTTCATGCAAAAGCCGACCATTAATCTCAGCAAATATAAAGCCCACGCCGGGAAGCAGACCATTTTGCTCGACTACTCGCGGGCGGAAGTCAACGAGATGCAAATCCTTAAACAGGCCGATGTGGTGATGCTGAATTACATGCTACCGGATCGTTTTTCTGACGCCGAATGCCTGGCGAATCTGGCGTACTACGAGCCACGAACCATCCACGATTCCTCGCTCAGTAAAGCCATTCACGGCATCGTCAGCGCGCGCTGTGGCCGCGTAGAGGAAGGGTATCGCCTATGGCGAGACGGGACGCAAATCGATTTGGGCGACGAGCCGCACAGCAGCGACGACGGGATTCATGCCGCAGCGACGGGGGCTATCTGGCTGGGGGCCGTACAAGGCTTTGCCGGGCTAACTATTTGCAATGGTGAACTGCATCTGGCCCCGGCACTCCCGGCGAAATGGCAGCGGCTATGCGTGCCGGTTCGCTGGCAGGGCGCGAGCCTGACCCTGGATATTACGTCGGAAGCGGTCACCCTGAACACCAGCGCAGAAATTCGTCTGTGGCTGTGGGGCCGCGAAATTTGTCTGAATGGGCAGCAGCGCTATCCGCAGTCTGATTTTTTTAGCACTCAAATTGGGACCGCTACCATGGAGAAGACCGAATGA